One bacterium genomic window, CGTCGTTTTCCAGGACGAGACTCAGCGTACCGGCCTTCGATGATTCCGCGGCCCAGGCCCTCGAAGGGCAAGCGCCCTGGATCACCAGGAGCAGCGTCAGTCCGGTAAGAAGGAATTTGTTCCGCTGCCCGTCCAAGAGGGAATTTTCCTCCGCACATTGCCGCATCCGGCAACCTGTTCGCCATCAATATATATGCAAAAGGATGGGGTGCAATCCGAAATCCGAACGCGCGTCAGAGACCCAGCCCCGCCAGCTCCCAACACGTGACGTGATCGGTGAAACCTTACAGGGAACCCGGCTCCGACACGGATCCCGTTCCGTTCCGGTATACTCCCCTTTCCGGATTCGCCAGGTCGGAACCGACGCAAAAAAACCACCCTGGAGGAAACCATGGATGGAACGATCACCGCCGATCGGCTCCTGTTGCGGTGGATCCTGATAACCGGCGCGTTCCTTCTTCTCACGGTCCCTCTTCCCGTGGGGGCGGAGGCGGGCTGGGGGGTGGAGATCACCCCTTACGCCGGCTACCAGATCGGCGGCAACTTCGAGGACAACACCACCGGAAAGAATCTCGACGTGAGCGAGGGAGGGGCGTTCGGGCTCATCCTCGATCTTTCGGATACCCACGAGACCCAGTACGAGCTCTTCTACGGACTCCAGCGGACGCAGGTCATCGGCGGTGGGACGTTCGGGGGAGACTCCCTCTTCGACCTCGACATCCACTACCTGCACATCGGGGGAACGTACATGTTTCCCGAGGGGAAGGTCCGCCCCTTCATCGCCGGCGGGCTCGGAGCAACGCACTTCGTGCCGCACGGGGACGGCATGGACCGGAAGACGTACTTCTCCCTCTCGCTCGGTGGGGGAGCGAAGATCCCGATATCCGGCCACGTCGGATTGCGGCTCGAAGGAAGAGGGTTCCTGACGATCCTGCCGGATTCGACGGATATCTTCTGCGTTTCGTCCGGCGGGGTTGCCTGCAACGTGCAGGTCCGGGGGGACGTGCTTGGCCAGCTGCTTTTGCTGGCGGGAGTCACCTTTTCGTTATGACGGATAGACCCGAGCTGAATGGCTTCAATGTGGAAGCACCGGAAAGCGACAAGGCGTCCGGTCACATGGAGAGAGCCCGAACGTTCCTGGAGTTGATCGTACATCGCGATCCACCGTACAAGGACGCGCCGGCCCTGTACGCAAAAACAGTGGGGAGCCGGAAGGCGGATCCGACGGACTGATCTTGACACGGGGTTTCCCCCGTCAACGCACTCTCCGCGAAACCCCGGTTCACCGGGTATCTTCGTCTCCTCACTCGGTCTTCTCGAGCTCCTGGTCGGCCTCTCCTCGTCGCATCCTTCATTCCGGGCATTTGTCAGAATCCGGAAACCCCGCAATGTCGGAAAGTATCCAAAAAACATCCCCCGGATCGAGAAGGGGAGAAGGAGGTCCATTATGGCAAAGGTCATCAGTTGCAAAGACGCGGGTGTGGATTGTGATTTTGTCGCCAGGGGGGAGACGGAGGAGGAACTGTTTCGCAACGCCCTTGAGCACGGAAGGGCGTACCACGGCATGACGGAAATTCCAATAGACCTCCAGGAGAAGATGCGGAGGCTCATCCGGGAGGAAAAAGCGGCGTAGGAGTGTTCCGGACAACATAAACCAACCCGGCAACCTTCGAGGGCCTGGGATATCGGCGGCGGAGGCCTCCGGCAACCTCCAGGCGGCCCGCGATTACTTCGCCCGGTTGCAGACATTGACCGACGATCGCGATACCGAGCGTCAGGAACTCGTCGCCGCCACCGCTTTTCCGAAGGACCACTGATGATGGGGGCATCAGGTCGTCATTCCCCGGTGGTTCCTCCCGTTGGATTAAAATCGAGGCAAAGGTCGCTGATCCAATGAGAGGAACGGAGGGGAGCCGATGTTCGACGTTGTCGGGGTCGGTCTCAACGCGGTCGATTACCTCGTGGGCCTGCCGAGGTTCCCGGTGCCGGGCGAGAAGTTGCGGATGTCCGCTTTTGCACGGGAAGGCGGCGGTCAGGTGGCCACCGCCCTCGTGGCATTGTCCCGCTGGGGGTGCCGGTGCAAATATGTCGGGAATGTGGGAGACGACGAACACGGGCGGCTTTCGTCCCTGCTCCTTTCGCAGGAAGGAGTCGACCTCACCCACGTCCGAACGGTTCCCGGCGCCTCGTCCCAGTTCGCGGTGATTATCGTGGAGGAGGAGACGGGAGAA contains:
- a CDS encoding porin family protein gives rise to the protein MDGTITADRLLLRWILITGAFLLLTVPLPVGAEAGWGVEITPYAGYQIGGNFEDNTTGKNLDVSEGGAFGLILDLSDTHETQYELFYGLQRTQVIGGGTFGGDSLFDLDIHYLHIGGTYMFPEGKVRPFIAGGLGATHFVPHGDGMDRKTYFSLSLGGGAKIPISGHVGLRLEGRGFLTILPDSTDIFCVSSGGVACNVQVRGDVLGQLLLLAGVTFSL
- a CDS encoding DUF1059 domain-containing protein, which produces MAKVISCKDAGVDCDFVARGETEEELFRNALEHGRAYHGMTEIPIDLQEKMRRLIREEKAA